In Erigeron canadensis isolate Cc75 chromosome 8, C_canadensis_v1, whole genome shotgun sequence, the DNA window GCATGTGGTGCAACTAGGAACTTTTAAAGTAGAAATTGTAAAACTACGAAAACCGGTGTCAACACCGGTCTTAGTGTTAAAATTGTCAAATTAATTGTCTTACTTAAGTTATTGTTTTGTAGGAAAAATGGACCTTGGGTGTTACTTGAAGATGCAGGAAGGACTGATGCTGTCAAGATTGTAAAGTATCAAGTGAAAGGACCAAACAACGGTGACTAATTCTAGAGGGACCAAAGATGTAAATGTTCTTAGGGTTCGAGTATAAAACCTAACCAATGGCCACTGTAGCAAAATACCACGACTGCAGCCTTCCTCTTTTCTTATCGTTTGGAAAACCCCTTATTATTTTcgatgtaatttttttaatatttgttcttgttttttgATACAAAAACTGAGATTCAATCTATGACTAATATGTTCTATATTCCTGGCTGTGTCGTGTGTctatattacatatttatttatctatatttttctacatggtatcagagcttagGCTCAAATCGTATATGTTTTTTGAATCAAATCTTcaaaaattgttatttatttatatatacatttatctcaagatatctttattttttagatcgggtaacttttttgatcaaaaccctatttttttttttcttttctttttcattgtCTGTGATTGCTCGTGTGTAGGGTTTGATTCTTTTAGAATTTTAACCTTGCCACTTGTAGCGGTATATTACAAGATCTTATACTCGGCACAATCTTTCTAGATTTGTGTTGATACTAATGCCACACCTAATGATAACTTTGATAATTCTGAGGGTAATCCTGATATTGTTGAATCTGTTCAATTGAATGACAATCCTACTACCTTAAGAAGGTCAAACAGAGTTGGTAGAACTCCTAAGAAGTATGCTGATTATGTGTTAAATACCAAAACCAAACACAACATCTCTAATTATGTGAATTATTCCAAGTTGAATTCTGATAGGATGTGCTTTGTATTTAATTTGAATAAACAATGTGAACCTACTTGCTTCTTTGATGCCTGCAAAAACCCTCTATGGGTTGATGCTATGAATGCTGAAATGGAGGCCTTGAATAAATATGGGACTTGGATTTTGACTGATCTTCCACCTGATAGAAAACCCATTGGTTCTAAATGGgtttacaaaatcaaatacaagtcCAATGGGGACATTGATAGGTATAAAGCCAGACTTGTGGCCAAGGGCTACAGTCAAAGAGATGACATTGACTATGAAGAGACTTTTTCTCTTGTGGTTAAAGTTGTTACCATTAGATGtttgataactattgttgtcaATAATAATTGACCTATCTTTCAACTTGATATTAAtaatgcatttttgtatggtgAAATTGTGGAAGATGTTTATATGACACCACCACCAGGTTATTTCTCTCCTAATGATACTAGAGTTTGTAAACTTGTGAAATCTCTCTATGGTCTTAAGTAGGCTCCTAGAAAATGGTATGAAAAACTGACTTCAGCTTTTGTTGACTTTGGTTTCTGCCAAAGTAAAAGTGACTATTCTCTTTATATAAAGTCTTTAAATGGTGTATTTATATTCTCTTTATATAAAGTCTTTAAATGGTGTAATTTATGGCTCTTCTtgtttatgtagatgatatggTTATAACTGGAAATTCTGTTAGTGAGATTAACAAATGCAAGGAATTCTTGCAATCTAAGTTTTCAATAAAAGACCTTGGCAAACTTAGATATATCTTAGGTATAGAAATCCATGATATTGATGATGGGGTTTGTATGACCCAAAGAAAGTATTGTCTTGACATTATCACTTAATATGGTCTTCTTGGATGCAAACCTTGTCAAActccaattatatatatatagtccttCCGGCAATTCCGTTACAATCGAAGTGTACGTGTTGATTAACATACGTAATCGGTGTgctttattatttttgattatttaaattcCAATCAGAGAGTCTTAGGGTTCAATCTCATATATTCATGTAATTAAAACTAGAGTATAATACTTTGtcgtttatatattaattgtgtGTTTTTTGGCCCAATTAAGTTGGACCGAATTGCAAAAGTTTAGCTGTTTAGACCCCTTTGAAGTTTGAACTATTCCTacatttcaagttttcaactaTATATTTGTCGATTTGACATTGGAACCTGGTTATGTCCACATACTTTTTCAAACTTTACGATATTTACCAAAGATACCAAATAAACGCCTATGCCTAGAAAGATCACATAAAATGAAGCCGCATAAGAATTTGTGTAGTACAAGTGAGGTGCAAGAAGCGGTTAAccaattttgattattttttgaaatattaataacCGGTTATGATTATTTTGTACTagttaataaccggtttctaCGTTTTAAAACTGGAACCTATCTAACCGATTtcgattaataataaccggttaaccgataccAATTAACCTATTTGCTTTTTTTTAACCGCACATTATAATATTGAGAAATTGGTGAACAATGGGGAAAAACAATCATTTCTGACAAGTCTAAGCGACGAACCcatattccaaaaaaaaaaaatcatattccaaataaacatcattttttaaatacaaaacaaaattcatcatcacaaatctaaaaaaaaccaaaaattgatGTTGGATCTGATGAAATAagcattaatctatatatagtatagatatattgaaaGCTTACGAAATCATTTCATGGGGCGATCTTTCCGGTTATATatcagtgtatgtatataatatgatttttatatatatataatatgtgattaacCGGTTAATCGGTTAGTATTTGGAATAGTTAACCTATTATAGGTTAACTGGTTAataatcggttttggttttgaaacgAGTAATCGGTTAGTAACCGACGGTTTCTGATAACCTATAGTCGGTTTTTACTATTTTGGTTATTAACCGGTTTCGATTACTGGTTACAAATCGGTTCGCGGTTCGGTTTGGTTAATCGGTTTTTTCTGACACCTCTAAGTACAAGTGTACAACATCTATTTACCCCTCTTCCTATTAGTATCTTGTCACATGTAAAACAAACTTTTATTGCACTTTTTGTGTATGAAGTTAAACTTTATCAGcctaggaaaaaaaataataataaatgaaaataaacttTATCTTGTCAAAATTTTACCACTTTTTTACCAATTAAGTTACTAACTTTTGCTAATTTAGTTCACATGTTCTGTCGAGTCAGTTTACCAATTTACAATTGAAGCCTGGTTGCATACAAGGCACCgcttttaataaaatttggCAACGACATCCGTTAGGCCTTATCCAATAGGAACTTTCTTCACACATCTCCCACACTAcaatattatcttttttctcTGCTCATCCACCTCTTCCATACTCACTACCAATAACACTTCTTcctcaactttttattttattaatccAGATTAAATAagctatttttattaataactaAAACTGTTATATTAACTTTAAcataatatagttatatttagaaactttttttttaaagcaaatggtgaatttgtattaattatcaaaaaatatgtACAAGTCATCATAGAAATAAACTTGGACATCCCCAATCAATACATCAGTATACAACAACAATCAACATAACTAATACAAAGCAAACCACAATTCATCCCATTATTATACCAAATAAATATTCCCAACTACTTCTCATTTCAAATCTCTATCAAGTCATGTAAAAGCATAAAACTCTTTGTAGTGCTAAAAGAGGACCAAGTAGCATCATATATCTTTCACGACTTACTATTCCAATTCGCATACACTACACAACCATTCTCAAAAACTTCTACAAACAAAATCACCAACTGCTTTGATATGTCCTTTCAGTATCTAATTGATTCACAACcatatatttaaatcttttgaaaaccttaaaactaaattataaataagttAATATTTTGGGgactaaattaaaattttttttaatatataaaaatcatatgtaaaataatagggactaaaagtgttaatttttgaaatttgtgTCTTCTTCCTTGTAATTACCTGGCtaggggtgtaagaaatgaaccgaaaaaccgaaaaaccagTCTGAACCGCGTGATCCGAAactgaaaaaaccgaaaacaaaaaaaccgatgtgtaacggttcggttacggttttcaatattcattaccgcggttacggttttcaatattcCTTACCgtggttaaccgaaccgaaccaattttgatatatacctacatataatcatatatatgtgtatttacaCATATGTATCACatgaatacatcatttacatatttatttagctaattttttgtatttgttgcataaaatattaacaattttactttctttcacaatttatgattagttttggatattttaagtaattttcttatatatatatatatatactcttgttaaaaaaagttcttaactttgtttaatatttatcataaatattagtaatagcatataaaagacattttaaataGTAAATCATGATACTCTTAAATAAAAACTTGCACTGCATAAATATAACCTTAGAAAAAAGTAACTTAAAATTAgatgtaatgtatatttattataaaagaaaatattaatataGCTAACTAATtgttatacttagaaaaattaattaatataatgtaaagtgactattataattgaaaacttaaactaTATAATAgcataattttaataaatggttaaccgaaatAACTGACTTTGATTGGCGGGTAACCGAAActaacggttcaaaattttcaactaaccGAACCGAGCCGAAACCTTAAAAAACAGTTcgaaatttctagctaaccgaaccgaaccgtttacaACCCTATTacctacacacacacacacacacatatataattatacacacagattaaaaaaaatacacaactGGCCCACATCCTCCCACTCTCTTTCTCGTCATTGCTCTTCTATCCATCGATGGTCGGGGACGAAGACACCCATCGACGAGGGTGCTACCAATAGGGTCTACGTCGACAAGCCCATCAATGGGCGGTCGACGACCTTATTGGATCCGGCCTTAGAACACCAAAATTTTCTAATTGTTTACGAATGGCATTTCAACTTACTATTGCCATTCAAAATAGACCGCATTATTTTAATCAGACTTGTATTACTGCATAATAACGTTTTCTATAGAAAATTCTACTGACATATCAACTACAACAGAATGAACCCATAACATATGAAAAAAACCCCGAATACATTCACCGGCCAACATGACTCCATTTACTTGTTGCATTTATTTGGTTTTTCTAAGAGCTTATACtggtaatttaattattaaccAAAAAATTGATAATATTACTGTATCAAGTACAAaacataacatatttttaattgattaattgtTCTCTAgttttacaaattaaataaacCAAGATAAAGTCATAAAACAGTGTGTGGTGTGCATTTGGGGAAAAGATTtgtatatagaaaaagaaagtaaaaccGTGACCTGTATTTTCAAGTCGTACAtatgatttaatatatttaattttgttgtaACCAAAatctttgacttttgttttttcgatatatcatatttatttatatttaattctGTCATTTGTCAAAAGTCCAGCTAGATTTGTGGTCCCAGTTTATTACCAATTTGGTTCAACTGTTTGGCAGATTCGTactaatatgaatatatgataccCAGAttgaataaaattaagaaattttttctTATCGATTGATTTTTTTAGAACtgttaattaaaacttttaatgttttatttaacgtgtataaaaaatattatattttttcatattatcatataaattttataattaataaaggtACAATATTTAATACATCTTGACAAtaacctttattttttttaacattgaaaatGCTAATTGATTTTAAGTTCTATCTATGAccatcttatatattttttgtgttcAAGTCTCCTaataaatcttttataaaaggGTGAATGGGTGAAAACCATGTGGTCCGATGTACCGTCTTGGTACCTAGAGTGCACATCACATAAAACTCATGTCCGGTAAGTCACCATCCTCACACATGGATTACAATTTATAGTTTATTCACATACCTTTGACAAGTTTTAAACGTGTGACTTCTACCCTTAAACAAATGTGATCTTATGATGACGATACCACCGAGGTTTCACTCATTGGTTAATAataaatcttttatttaaacacatctttaaaaaaaaacttttatagaaatgtgttttctttttatatatattgatgattgAAGACCTCCATATACTCTCAATTCGAGTTGCATAactatatatcattctaaattaaaacttttaatgcaCAAATATCATACTTTTAAAAGTATGCTTTTCgatttataaaatgatgattgcatttttaatattaagtttCAGCTCAACTTACATTGGCTATTCATATATccaattttcttttcaaaataagCTCATTCTCTAAAACTTTCATATTAAGATTATTTGAACATCAAACTTATAAATTTCAGATTCACAGATTCCAAATCAAAGAAAATAGGACCATAGAAAACATCTAATATTCTAAATACACAAGTCGATGATCGAACTAAAAAACTagactttttctttttgaaaaacataaaatcagtgtatatttatttatttttggatgGATGAGCATTTATTAATGATTCATCTACTTCCTAATTCTAGATAGTGGATACCAcctgtgtatgtgtgtgtttgacaCACTTCAGCAGTTAAAACCTCTCACTAAAAATAGAaatcttttaaagaaaaaccCAAAATCTTGCAAATACCAAACAAACCCCATCTCTCTGAAAGTCAATTTAGTACCTCTCTATTTCTCGATCTGTGTTTTTGTTCTATATTATCTCCCTGCTATTTTTATTCCTCAAAAACAAGTCCATTTTGTTGTTATATTCTTCATTCTTACAACACCCATTTCCCCTTTTCACTTCAAAAATTGAAACCCATATCAAGAAATCTCATTTCTGAAATGGGTTTTGTCTCAAATCTCTAAAATCATATcaaagttttaatctttttttgttttcttgttctTGGGTTTTCGTGTATATATtacacattaaaataaaatggtttTTCAGTTGGAGATATGGCTAAGTTTGATAGTTATTGTGGTTTCTATACAAAATCAGGTTCTTGTGATTTCACAAAACCTGACATGCAATTCCAATGACTTGAAAGGATTACAAGgttttattaatgtaatggAAGCACCAATTGAAGGATGGTTTGGTTCTACAAATTTATCTGATTGCTGTAAATGGGCTGGTGTTACTTGTAATTCATCTTCAGGCAGGATTGTGAAATTACAGCTGTCAAATAAAAGATTAACTGGTAATTTATctgattctttttcttttttagatcAGTTAAAAAGCCTTAATCTTTCACATAATTTTCTTAGAGGCCCTCTTCCTTTTTCACTTTTCCACCTTGGTAATTTGGAAGTAATTGATTTGAGTAGTAATAAGTTTAATGGGGTTTTACCAGTTAGTATAAATCTGCCTAAGCTTCAAGTTTTGGATGTTTCTGATAATGCCTTGAATGGTGCACTTCCATCTGGTTTATGCATTAACTCAACCCAAATTCGTATTCTTAAATTTGCTGTTAATTACTTCACTGGGACTATTCCACCTGAATTTGGTAACTGTAGTTTTCTTGAACATTTGTGTTTGGCTTCTAATTTTCATTATGGAGAAATTCCAGAATTCTTGTTTGGGTTACCAAGTTTGAGAGAATTGGCTCTCCAGGATAATACCTTTACTACTCTTCCGGGAATTAGTATCCCCTCTAGTCGTTTGGTTCGTTTGGATGTTTCGTCCAATAGAATTTCAGGAGAGATACCTGATTTCTTTGGTAGCTTTCcgtatttaaattatttcataGCTCATTCGAATAATCTTTCTGGTCGGATACCTCGATCGTTGTCTAACTCACCAACCATTTCTTCTGTTAATTTGAGAAATAACTCTTTAGATGGTTCGATAGATTTTAACTGTTTGACTATGGTTAATCTTAGCTCACTTGATCTCGGGACTAATAACTTTTCGGGTACAATACCTGCAAATCTTGCATCGTGTCAAAAGTTAAAGGCTTTAAATTTTGCAAGAAACAGACTCAGAGGTCAAATCCCGGAAAGTTTCAAGAACTTTCAGTCTCTTTCGTACCTTTCACTTTCTAACTGCAGCTTCAATAACCTCTCGTCATCTCTAGAAATCCTCCAGCACTGCCCTAATCTAACCGTTTTAGTTCTCACCATGAACTTTCACACCGAACAGTTGCCACCTAATGATCATTTACAGTTTAAAGCACTCAAAGCTCTTGTAATCGCCAATTGCAAGCTCACAGGTAGTATTCCTTCGTGGCTAAATGGGTTAACACAGTTGCAGCTGTTGGATTTGTCATGGAACCAGTTGACCGGATCCATTCCATCCTATTTGGGTGATTTcaagaatttattttatttggacTTGTCCAACAACTCATTGTCGGGAGAGATACCCAAGAGTCTAACACAGTTACAGAGTTTGATTTCAAGAGATATCTCATTAGAAGAACCATCACCGGATTTTGCATTCTTTAAGAAACTAAACATCAGTGGCAGAGGGATCGCGAAACAATACAATCAGATCATGAGCTTTCCACCATCAATTGATCTCAGTAGCAACCTCTTTACTGGTCCCATCTGGCCGGAGTTTGGCAACCTGAGAAAGTTGCATGTTTTGGATTTGAAACACAACAGTTTATCAGGTCTGATTCCCAGTTCTTTGTCGGGCATGAGAAGCATAGAGACTCTGGATTTGTCATATAATAGTTTAACAGGAACAATTCCTCCATCTTTGGTGGGTCTAAGTTTCTTGTCAAAGTTTAGTGTTGCATACAATAATCTGACGGGGGTTATTCCTTCTGGAGGTCAATTTACAACTTTTATGAACTCAAGTTTTGAGGGAAACCAAGGTTTATGTGGTGGTGGACATGTGATATCCACTTGTGAAAGCAAAATGTATCCCTGGTCAACAGTCAAGATATCCAAGAAAAATGTTGGGAAAATTGTCGGAATTGCGATTGGGATTTGTTTCGGAGTGTTATTGATTCTTGCTTTGGTGTTCATGGGGGTTATTCGTGCAACCACCCGACGAGTAGTTGATCCTGAACAAGAAGATGGTTTTGCTGATGAGAATATTAGCAAGAAGACTGATGAACTTGAGTCAAAATTGGTCCTTTTCCACAACAACAAAGAGCTATCAATCAAAGATCTTTTGAAGTCAACCAACAGTTTTGATCAAGCAAACATAATTGGGTGTGGTGGGTTTGGTCTAGTCTTCAAAGCCACACTTCCTGATAACCAAAAAGTTGCCATCAAACGGCTCTCTGGTGACTGCGGTCAAGTGGACCGGGAGTTTCAAGCCGAAGTCGAAACACTCTCACGAGCTCAGCATCCGAACCTAGTCCTCCTTCAAGGTTATTGCAAACACAAGAATGAAAGGCTGCTTATTTATTCATTCATGGAAAATGGGAGCCTAGACTATTGGCTACACGAGAAACCAGATGGACGGTCCAAACTTGACTGGACGACACGGTTACGTATAGCTCAAGGAGCCATCCGAGGTCTCGCTTACCTGCACCAATCTTGTGATCCCCATATACTTCATCGTGATATAAAATCAAGCAATATTCTTCTAGACGAGCATTTTGAAGCTCATTTAGCCGATTTTGGTCTTGCCAGACTTATTTTACCCTATGACACTCATGTGACAACTGATCTCGTCGGGACATTAGGTTACATTCCACCAGAATATGGTCTAGCTTCCGTTGCATCATACAAAGGAGACATTTACAGTTTTGGCGTCGTTCTTCTGGAGCTTTTGACAGGTAAGAGACCAATGGATATGTGCAAACCTAAAGGCAGTAGAGATTTGATCTCATGGGTAATGCAAATGAAGATCGAAAAAAGAGAGACTGAAGTTATCGATTCATTAATCTTTGACAAAGATCGTGCAAAAGAGATGTTGTTGGTTCTTGAAATCGCGTGTGTTTGTTTGAATGAGTCTCCTAAGTTAAGACCTTCGACTCACGAGCTACTTACTTGGCTCGATAAAATCGGTGTCGAGTCATAGTCATCCAATTTCTTGGTTCTTTCGTTGGTTGGTTGTAAATAGATGAATACATGGGAATACAATTGTTTTGAGCATAAGTTCAAAGATGTTAAGCTGATTTTGTTAGACTTTagattatattgtttttttttagtgattaataagtaaataataGGGTATTGAACTATTGATTAATGTCCCTTTTATTAATTTGTTGGTTGATGAACAAAATAAAGTCAAACTTTTCACGAGGTGGCGGGTCAACGCTTCCAGCCTGGTTTGGCGGAAACCAACcaattttaaacttttcaatGAAAAGAGTCACATGCAAACTTTCAATTATCTACTACCATCCACACaactaaatacatataaattatattatatatacaatattatcCGGATTGGAAAATGAAcagtaaaatactaaaattacTGTTTGGGCAATTAAGCCGTTGCTGCTATTGGGCCCTAATTAGAATTTTTcaataaatttttacaatctaTATAAGTGGCTATATTACAATTGGGCTAACTTtgtataattaaaatttaattatatttttattcttttaaattttattcttttataaattaaatattcaaatattaaaTACTTTATCAATAGGTCACCAACATTATATATGATATGACAAAGTTTTTAACATGGTAATGATATTATCTTTAGGTAGACTTATATTTACATATTTCgtaaaattattttatcaacGGGTCACTAACAAATTGACATtatattatctatttatttatatttgaaatgataaaaaaaattcggACGTGATTATGGTACTATCTTtaggtatacatatatttacatatatcatattgtaaacttttttttacatGATTGTtgtatttcttttaaatattatttttaaatatatctatataaacatttaAACGTAGTTGTGGACGCAAACACGATAATTGAATCCCGTATTGTGAGCTTTTAAATCCACTAGTTTAGATGATACGAATACTAAATTggttattttaagttttaattttgatgataGCTTTTTCATGAAAAAACTGACATATGATCTATTCTTTAATAATAAGCTTTTGTTTAAGTTAAAGCCAAcggaatatatacatatttaataaCCTTTTCATAACTTAGGGGGGTTTTTagtttcaacaaaaagtcacatataatcaatttttatgtttaaatatattttttgattatctGCGTTTATAAAGGCAATAGTTAGATAGTTTTTCCAAAATATACGAGATAGTGAAGTATAGGATTGTATCTACTAATGCTGAATATAGAGGTAGGCTATAGAATTAGTTTTTGGACAATCTCGTcacatcatttttttctttcgtGACATTCATACGTTGTTGTTCTCTTAAACGTTGACACATAAGCTTCCACGTTGTATTCATTCATCATCTTTATAATGGTTAGATAGTTTTTCCAAAAGATACGAGATAGTGAAGTATAGGATTGTATCTACTAATGCTGAATATAGAGGTAGGCTATAGAATTAGTTTTTGGACAATCTcgtcacatcatctttttcctacgtgGCATTGTCCACATCATATTTTTCCTACGTGACATTCATGAGTTGTTGTTCTCTTAAACGTTGACACATAAGCTTCACGTTGTATTCATTCatcatctttattattattataataactagcacggtacccgcgctatgcggcggtgTTCGTGGCGATGACGGTATTCGTGGGGGACGACTGTTGATGGTAGAGGCGGCATCGAgtgatatagataattgatgtaaaagtaattaatgtaaaaagttaattgagacactttaaaaaattaaggactaataatgtaatatattattaagggtattttagacattttccctatgtaactttcaacattacGAGAGGAAAGTACGAAACGGGCTTCGAACCTCCGACTTTAGTTTAATTATCATGGATAGTTACCAATTGAACTAAATTATATTATGTTAACTAATTCGAATCCCACAAGTAATAAACGAATGTGCATGTTTGCTTTTGAACTAATAGTATTCAAAcgtattttattgttattttagagACAATTTATTATTTTCCATGATTTTTtgttaaagtatatatatgttgtattcaTTTCCCATtatatatcaactttttatttattgtcaaATAAATAATCGTTATCATTTTTTAATATCTTTGTCAACTAAAGACCCTAAAATTTGTGACGtagacaacaacaacaaaaataaatacaacaTGCGGCGGGAAGCGGATGTGATAGCGACAGTAGCGACGGTATTGTccgtagtggtggtggtgatggtggtggggcGACAGTGGGGGCGATGGTGGAGCGACGATGAAgatgaatgtaaaagtaattgattttgATGTTTAAAGGCGGTAGCGTAGTAATTTTAAAGGTTGAAATATCtacattataaattatttcattaaaagtattatagatatattaggtggAGATGATTAAATTAGTGATTTTAGGAAgtggttaagacaacgtaagctaaatCCCCTATTgtgagcaaatgatccacaccttttaaaaaaaaagaagagtatTTTTTTATGCTTCAAAGGctgaaagtttaagaaaaaaaagaaacaatataTAGCCAATGTGGTTGGTGGTTtattggtaaggtttttgatCTTAGAAGGGTCCatctgggttcgagtctcacttcccaTATTTGTAAGAATGGATTAATAGAGAATCCTGATTTCAGACATAAGATTAATTTAGGAGTAGAAGTAGGATAGAATGCcgctcaaaaaaa includes these proteins:
- the LOC122609705 gene encoding phytosulfokine receptor 1; protein product: MVFQLEIWLSLIVIVVSIQNQVLVISQNLTCNSNDLKGLQGFINVMEAPIEGWFGSTNLSDCCKWAGVTCNSSSGRIVKLQLSNKRLTGNLSDSFSFLDQLKSLNLSHNFLRGPLPFSLFHLGNLEVIDLSSNKFNGVLPVSINLPKLQVLDVSDNALNGALPSGLCINSTQIRILKFAVNYFTGTIPPEFGNCSFLEHLCLASNFHYGEIPEFLFGLPSLRELALQDNTFTTLPGISIPSSRLVRLDVSSNRISGEIPDFFGSFPYLNYFIAHSNNLSGRIPRSLSNSPTISSVNLRNNSLDGSIDFNCLTMVNLSSLDLGTNNFSGTIPANLASCQKLKALNFARNRLRGQIPESFKNFQSLSYLSLSNCSFNNLSSSLEILQHCPNLTVLVLTMNFHTEQLPPNDHLQFKALKALVIANCKLTGSIPSWLNGLTQLQLLDLSWNQLTGSIPSYLGDFKNLFYLDLSNNSLSGEIPKSLTQLQSLISRDISLEEPSPDFAFFKKLNISGRGIAKQYNQIMSFPPSIDLSSNLFTGPIWPEFGNLRKLHVLDLKHNSLSGLIPSSLSGMRSIETLDLSYNSLTGTIPPSLVGLSFLSKFSVAYNNLTGVIPSGGQFTTFMNSSFEGNQGLCGGGHVISTCESKMYPWSTVKISKKNVGKIVGIAIGICFGVLLILALVFMGVIRATTRRVVDPEQEDGFADENISKKTDELESKLVLFHNNKELSIKDLLKSTNSFDQANIIGCGGFGLVFKATLPDNQKVAIKRLSGDCGQVDREFQAEVETLSRAQHPNLVLLQGYCKHKNERLLIYSFMENGSLDYWLHEKPDGRSKLDWTTRLRIAQGAIRGLAYLHQSCDPHILHRDIKSSNILLDEHFEAHLADFGLARLILPYDTHVTTDLVGTLGYIPPEYGLASVASYKGDIYSFGVVLLELLTGKRPMDMCKPKGSRDLISWVMQMKIEKRETEVIDSLIFDKDRAKEMLLVLEIACVCLNESPKLRPSTHELLTWLDKIGVES